The Vibrio gazogenes DNA segment GCTCAGGTCACGCAGGCGCTGCGCCGCTTGTTCGGCGGTGAGATCTCGTTGTGCCTCGGCCAACATTTCGTAACCCACCATGAATTTACGCACCGACGCACTACGGAGTAGTGGCGGGTAAAACACCGCGTGTAATTGCCAATGTTCAATGCTTTCCCCTTCCGCATCCGCTTCGGTAAAGAACGGTGCATAGTGCCACCCCATGCTGTATGGAAAAGCACATTGGAATAGGTTGTCGTAACGGCTGGTCAGCTTTTTGATCGCGATGGCAAGATCATCACGTTGCTCATCACTCAGTTCACTCATACGGCGGATATGGGTTTTAGGCAGCAGCATGGTTTCAAATGGCCACGCAGCCCAATAAGGTACCAGCGCGAGCCAGTGTTCAGTCTCAACGACAGTGCGCGAGCCGTCTTTCAGTTCAGCTTGAACATAATCCACCAACAAGTTGCTGCCATGCGTTTGGTAATACGCTCTCTGGTGATGATCTTTGCGCGCAATTTCGTTCGGTAAGAAGCTATTCGCCCAAATTTGACCATGCGGATGCGGTTGAGAGCAGCCCATGCTTTCGCCCTTATTCTCAAACGCCTGAACCCAGATGTAGTCTTTGCCGAGCGCTTCGATTTGCTCGTTCCACGTATCAATCACACAACGGATGTTGTCCACGGGAAGCTCTGGCAAGGTTTTGC contains these protein-coding regions:
- a CDS encoding UDP-glucose--hexose-1-phosphate uridylyltransferase, with translation MSNVEFNPVDHPHRRYNPLTGQWILVSPHRAKRPWSGADEQPAMDQLPSYDETCFLCPTNTRISGDVNPDYQGTYVFDNDFAALMVDSPDAPESDSPLFKTQGVRGLSRVICFSPDHSKTLPELPVDNIRCVIDTWNEQIEALGKDYIWVQAFENKGESMGCSQPHPHGQIWANSFLPNEIARKDHHQRAYYQTHGSNLLVDYVQAELKDGSRTVVETEHWLALVPYWAAWPFETMLLPKTHIRRMSELSDEQRDDLAIAIKKLTSRYDNLFQCAFPYSMGWHYAPFFTEADAEGESIEHWQLHAVFYPPLLRSASVRKFMVGYEMLAEAQRDLTAEQAAQRLRDLSDVHYKAQ